GTTGTGGATGTTAAGGCGTCTCACAAAGCCCTTGCATGGAACCAAAGTGTGGCATAGCGGAGGTGGCCTTGAGCCATGCGCACATCCTGCACACGCACCTGACACCTCTCAGGCTGCTTGGTCCGGCCCTCCCCTGGGCCCCCCCACGCAGAGAGGGGCCCTCCTGAGGGGAAACCCGCACTCTGAGCGGACCGAGGGGAagctcaagctggtgtgtgtgtgtgtgtttgtttttgtcgtatGAACTTCGATTACGAGGAGGTTTATATGATAAGCACATACCTTTATACCTTCTTTGCACGATATGAAACATTTGAATGCTTGAATCAGTTATATTTCTGTTTTCGCTTTATAATGTCAGTGCTTGGAATATATGTTTCGACTTTCTTAAACATTTATCTGTGTTATCTTTCAGAGTTTTAAGGCCTGCATGAAATAAAGGAACATGATTCCAATATGTTCCTACAAAGGAGATATTAGTTAATTCTGATAGGATGTTATGTTGTTTCTTGGTGGGAAGGACACTATGAATACAGCAGGTGTGTCTATTAGTGGAGTGGGGCTTTTACTATGGTATCTAggtccaggtgtgtgttaccAGTTGGTTTGAAGATTTCAGGTCTACTTTTATCTGTTAGATGGTTCCAGGTCCTGAGGACAGGTTCTTTGTAAGGCTGTCAGCCTCCGGTTTCCATCGTAATAAATGACCCGCATTCCTTGGAAATATCACCTGGCCGCCTCACTCTCCTCCCTAGCCACCCGTTACCTCCTCTCGcaatgcacttttattttgaatgtccatCTCTCATTTGATGTTCCAtctgtcatttttattttgtccTTCCTCTTGCATTGCTTTGCCACGTCAACCTTATCCATCCACCGCATCCCTACCTCTATCTCACATGTTCTTTTTACTTCATGTTGTTTTCCTCCCCCATTAGTCATTCCCATCCATTGCCCTTCCTAACCGTTTTCATTCCCCTTCCGATCATTCCCAACAATTGTCATTCTCATCTGTTGTCATTCCCATCCGTTGTCATTTCTTCCTATACGATTATTCCTATTCGGTCATCCCATCCGGTCATTCCCATCCCCATCACTCCGGCCATTGGTCCATGTCCCCTcaccctcctgctcctcacctgGTCTGGTCTGCCTTGCAGTGTTGCTACTGGAGACGATCGAGAACGACGACATCGGGAGGAAGACACTGAAGATCACAGACTTTGGTCTGGCTCGGGAGTGGCACAACACCACCAAGATGTCCGCCGCAGGAACCTACTCCTGGATGGCCCCTGAGGTCATCAAGTCCTCGCTCTTCTCTAAAGGCAGTGACGTATGGAGGTATGGACAGCGAggatatctgtctctctctctatctgtctctctctttctctctctctctctctctctctctctctctctctctctctctctctctctctatctgtttctctttctctatctgtttctgtctctcgatctgtctctgtctctttatttCTTTTGGCTTTATTAGTAGGACATTTATTAAAAGACTTGTTTCTAAAGCAAAGCAATAAAAGAATCAATTAACAATAATACTGATAAAACTGATAAAATAGCTAATCAAACATAATAATTATTTGCATCtctattatttcatttttatcATTTAAATTATTTTCCCGTTCATGTATTGAATGCATAAGCACTTTATAATGTAAGAGGACATTTTCAGGTGCACTTAAAAGGTCTGTGTTTgtcttccgtgtgtgtgtccattccgccgtctgtctgtctgtgcgtgcgtgcgtccatgTCTCCAGCTACGGGGTGCTGCTGTGGGAGCTGCTGACGGGGGAGGTGCCGTACCGGGGGATCGACGGGCTGGCCGTGGCCTACGGCGTGGCCGTCAACAAGCTGACCCTGCCCATCCCCTCCACCTGCCCAGAGCCCTTCGCCAAGCTCATGGAAGGTAGgctgagcagtgtgtgtgtgtttgtgtgttttggtgtgtgcttgtttgtgtgtttgtgtgtgtgtgtgtgtgtttgtgtgtgtgtgtgtgtgtgtgtgtgtgtgtgtgtgtgtgtgtgtgtgtgtgtgtgtgtgtgtgtgtgtgtgtgtgtgtgtgtgtgtgtgtgtgtgtgtgtgtgtgtgtgtgcgtgtgtgcgtgtgtgcgtgcgtgtgtgtgtgtgtgtgtgtgtgtgtgtgtgtgtgcgtgtgtgtgtgtgagagacgtgCATTGATATAAATCaacgtaaaatacggcgtcttTTATTACGTTGTAAAATACGCAGATTTAGTGGTTCAACACACCGTTTTTTACACTGCCTTTCCTCAACACTACCAGATTCTCAAAGCCAGTAACTATAAACCTTCTTCACCTAAACAACGATAAAAAAGTCTGACCACACCAGGCCATTAATgatctttctctccttctcactgTGCATTCACTTCACTACACTATGTGGACCTAGGCTGTTTCGGGTGTTTAATCCATGTTCACTTCAGTAATACACTGTATATTACTAACTATGATTTACAGGCCATCTATTCCTCTTAATGTTCAGTGTGGGTGTTTCACCAATAGGCATTATTAACTTACCTTTTGTTCACTTCAATGTGGTCTCGTTCTACTAGGCTACTACATGACTGCCTATACATATACATTTGTGTCCACTAGGGGTCATGCAAATACTTTAAATCGAAAATTCAACTCACTCCGGTTGTTGTCTATACAAATAAAACGCAGATTAAACGCATATAATGACGGGTAGAAATGCGTATTGAAGACCAAGTCATCAGTGGTTTTTGCAATTGCACTGAATCGGTAATTTGAAAAGCATTTGTGTTTATACCATCACAACATGATCCTGCTATAGTAGCTCCTGGTGAGACGAGAAATATGTAATTTCTATTAACATATATTAACACGATATCGATGACATCAGCTCCATCACAAATGAGTAACCTCCCCCACTTCAATGGAGAGGGAAATATTGTTAGACTAGTTGGTATTTTGATGCAGTAGAACAATTTTTTAACAATCTTCAAGTTTAATGAGTTAATGAAGATTGCCTATTGGTATTGCTAGGCGAAATATGGATCCATACATTAGTTTCTGGAATAAACTGAGACTAAGGTGGTGATCCAAGTGTAAATCAAGGTTAGTCGACTCTCCAATGTATTGCTGAAGTGAGCATTGATTAAACACCCGAAACAGCCTTGGTACACGCAGTGTAGTGAAGTGAATAGACAGCGAGAATGAGAGAAAGATCATTAATGGCCTGGTGTGTTCTGACTTTGGTAATCGTTGATTGGCTGAAGAAGTTTCATACTTACTGGCTTTGAGAATCAAGAGGAgctcatttaattattttgaaaatgtgctATTGAACGTGTTAAAAAGCGTGTTAAATCTGCTAGTTTAATAAAATGAAACAATGTCAAAGCTGTGTATTTAACACAGATTTCAATATATACATACTTGGTATATATCAATACATAATATACATATTATTTATTCTATAGTATATATACATCTACGATAAGGCCTAGTTTTGACTCTTTTTGTATTGGCCTTCCTTAGCATTCTTGCATGCGCAcattatatctctatatatatttttgaagtaCACAAAGTGCCATCAGTCCGTATTAACCCTTAGATATATGTGCATCATCTATATCTGGGTCGTGTGTTCCATGTAGAGTGCTGGGACCAGGACCCCCACGTGCggccctccttctcctgcatcCTGGAGCAGCTGTCGGCCATCGAGGAGGCGGTGATGGCCACCATGCCCCAGGAATCCTTCCACAGCATGCAGGACGACTGGCgcgtggagatccaggagaTGTTCGACGAGCTCAGGACCAaagagaaggtgtgtgtgtgtgtgtgtgtgtgtgtgtgtgtgtgtgtgtgtgtgtgtgtgtgtgtgtgtgtgtgtgtgtgtgtgtgtgtgtgtgtgtgtgtgtgtgtgtgtgtgtgtgtgtgtgtgtgtgtgtgtgtgtgtgtgtgtgtgtgtgtgtgtgtgtgtgtgtgtgtgtgtgtgtgtgtgtgtgtgtgtgtgtgtgtgtgtgtgtgtgtgtgtgcgtgtactgtAGAGTGTTGCACATGCACGCTTACGCCCATTTGCACGCGCACGTGTGGAAGGTTTACATTATGTTTGCACTTTCAATCATAATGTGGCCATTTATCGATCAATGCTCACATAGAAAAGAGATATCAACGATTCTGTCTTCATGgtcgttttttttctctctctttctgtctcggTCCGTCTCAGACACTAGGTGTGTCTGATTGAAAACTCCCACAGGTAGAACTCAGTGTTAATGCAAGGGAGATGATGCTTCCTGCAGGCTGGGGCCTTAGTTGCTAATATGTACTGGTGCTCAGGACGGCTCTGGGGGACTTGACATGTGTAATCGCCTGCCCTCCAACAGACGGGCTAATCACACGTTTAACAAAAACAAGCATTTAGCGTTGAGGTGCTTTAGCGCACTTCCCCTTGTTAAGACTTTAATCTGCTTCCTGTGTGAGACTCCCATCGCTAGCTTAAAGGGGGAGGTGCTAATTCGATGGACGTTTGGGATGGGGAGGGGcgtggggaagggggaggggagttTCAGCATGTTGAGTTAGATGGGTTGGAtggggtaaaaaaaataaaactaacacTGAGTAGGCTCAGCCTGCATGCTACTGGTTACGTTGCTACTGGTTAGGTTACGTTGCTCCTGCTGGCTAAGATTATATATCATGTCTGGTTGTAGAAAAGGAAAATAATGTTCAGCTTCATATTGGCTTTATGCTTAATTGTGTTCTAACAAATCCTTCCTTTATCCTCTGATGGCACATACTTGGGGTGCTTAACTTTTAAGCCATTGGGGGAGTTAATAAGTTCTTACATATTAGGGGCAAACTGAGACAATGAGCATTTTTCCCAGCGGTGAAAATGGTTGCGTGTAAACGGTCACATGGCCGTGTCCCATAATGATGTTCATTGACTCTCAGCACCACAGTTCGACCGCATTACAGGGTGGACCTCTTGAAACACGGTGATGCTGTTTATCACCGCAGTCAGCGGTGTTCCCACAGCGATTCCCTGAGAAGGTTTCCCGAATAAGCCACTCCATAAGCAACTGCAACCGCCGATTTCCTGTCCAGATCTGCCAGTAATCTGCGTCTCTGTGGGTGGcttgccggggggggggggaccacttTAAAGCTGCTTCATGGAAGTCATCCAGTCAGGATTATACACGCTAAGCAAAGAGCAATTAAAGTAAGAATAGGAAGGGGATGGAGAGCTGAGCCAGTCATGAGAAAAACTTAAAAGCCGTTTTGTTCTTGTGACGACGGAACTCCATCGCTCGTGTGTTTTACAATATCACACGAGAGCAGGCTGTGTcttacatgtctgtctgtctgtctgtcagtaccTGGGTCATACATCTCATCCCCAATGTGGTCTTCTTTTCGACACATACTGCCTGTGAAAGAGCTTGGCCTTATCATAGAGGATAATAGGCAAATTGGTCGATACTTTGGTTTGTCTTTATGATCCTTAATGTAGCTTTTGGTTTTTCTCAGCCTGTAATTGAAACACTGtctctcctttttctctctttaactCTCTGGAATATGTCTGTGGCGTCCTGTTTGGAAAGGTTGGCTGTGCGCGACCTTTCTACTAGGCTAGGGGTGAGGCCGGCCCAGACCTCCTGACACCACGTGGTCCGGCGCTGGACCCAGCGCCGCTGGACTCTGTCCAAGGCCTCCCGTTTGGAAAGGCTGGCTCTGCGACTTCTATCTGGTTCCTCTTCCAGACGTTGTGTTTTAACCCCTCTCTTTATccttcccccccaaccccaccaggAGCTGCGCTCGCGGGAGGAGGAGCTGTCGCGGGCCGCCCTGCAGCAGAAGTcccaggaggagctgctgaagCGGCGGGAGCAGCAGTTGGCGGAGCGGGAGATCAACGTGCTGGAGCGGGAGCTCAACATCCTCATCTTCCAGCTCAACAAGGACAAGCCCAACGTCAAGAAGAGGAAGGGCAAGTTCAAGCGCTCCCGCCTAAAGCTCAAGGACGGCAACCGCATCAGCCTGCCCtcgggtgagtgtgtgtttgtgtgtgtgtgcgtgtgtgagtaggCATATTgtggattagtgtgtgtgtgactgtgcatgtgtgtgcttgcttgcgtgtgtgtgcgtgcgtgcgtgcacacgtGTGGCTGTCCAGGTGTGATTGGCTTTGTGCgtacggatgtgtgtgtgtgtgtgtgtgtatgtacgtgcgggtgtacgtgtgtgtgtgtgtgtgtgtgtgtgtgtgtgtgtgtgtgtgtgtgtgtgtgtgtgtgtgtgtgtgtgtttgggtgtgtgtgagtgcttgtgtgcatacaggtgtgtgtgttcttattgAACAACCGCATGTTGTTATATGTTATCCTCAGTGCCTAGCCTTTCATGCTTGTTTATAGGCCAGGTCTTCACATGACGTGTCATGCCCGTTTGTTGTGATGTCACAGATTTCCAACACAAGATCACGGTGCAGGCCTCGCCCTCAATGGACAAGAGGCGGAGTCTTCACAGCACAAACTCCTCCCCTCCCAGTAGCCCCACCCTCATCCCGCGACTACGAGCCATTCAGCGTAAGACCACTGTCTCACACGTTCTGTCTGCCTGAGTCTGAGACTCTCTGAGCACACAGTGGGGGGAGCCCCAGTCAGGTGGTTCATGGACAAGTTCATTCATAAATACCATGATGCAAATGATACTAAAAGACCCAATATGGAGTGCAAGGCTACAAGAGCACATGTTATCCATTCTTCTAGAACATCAAGATTTCTATTGCTCTGTCTTTTACACTCAcagacggagacacacacacttacacacacatgcacatacataacCACTATTTCTGACTTGAAACACAGTTTAGGACAGTCCTACCCGGACCTGCAACAACATTGTAGCATCGGAGAAACAAAAGTCAAaacaatccaatccaatccataCAGGGCGCCCGTTCTAACCATCCATATTGCCCCTTGGTCTGGACGGGGTCCCGGCGTGACGGCTCCTGTGTTATGCTTCCCTCCCCTCAGTGCAGTGTCGTCCGCACAGGGACAGTCTGTATGTTTACCAGCAGGAGGTGGATCTCACCAGCGAGTTGGCTGCAGACCACTCAGGGCTCAGGAGCAAAGGCAAGCCATGGGCTGCTCGGTCGACCCCCTCGCCCGGACCGCGGGCCCAGCCCTGTCCGGTCCTCCTTATATATACGGCTCAGAGAAAAGCAGCAGGTGGTCTGCTGGTGGTTGGCTCAAAACTCGTGGGACGCTGAAAAAAATGGATCGTCTTTCGTGTTCGATCAACTCGGTTTGGGCAACTGGGTCTTGGTTGGTGTTGCAGGTTTCCTGTGTGGGATTCTAACCCCGTTTCTACGCTGTGCTGTGGTGTTATTGTGTTCAGGAGGGCTGCAGTTTACCACCTTAACATCTCTTTTTGTGTGTCGATAACCTCACATTTTGGGAGTTGGGTGGGGAGGTGTGGTGGTCTCACACGTCTTTCCcttcttgtttgttttgaccaatcatgtAGCTGCAGGCAGGGATCTGTAAGCTTGTGATTGGGTAACACAAACTCAGCCAGCACAAGTAAACTATGAAAAGGTGTTTGTAAAGCTTTGAATCCAACACCATGTAGAAGCCACTATAGACGTACATCTATTAAAAACCCTTATGAAAGCTTTATCCACTCGCACAAATCTGCCCCAGGCAGATAAAGCTTTCATAAGGGTTGTAACAGAGTAGGACGGCTGGATCTGAGATCAGGGGTCAGAAACACCTGTTTTTGTTACATTCAACCTAATCCATCTCTACATGTTTGACTATAATGCTCATTCTCTGGTTGAAACATCGTTTGCCCTTCAAAAAGAGGGCCGTCaacagaaaaatataaaaaataacattggaATGAAATCCCAGCCATTGTCCTTCCCCGTACGTTACCATTGAAAGAGCATCAAAGGATACCACTTCCTGTAACAGTGGGGACCTTCCCAGTACGGTCACCACAGTCTCATCAACTAACACATTCAGCGCGGGGAGGGGGTCAGCCCGGTTGTGTCCAGTAACCGTGACGACGTGGTCCTCCTCCCCACAGTGACCCTGGATGAGAGCAACCGGACGTGGGGCCGCAGCACCCTCTTCAGGCCCGAGGAGTTCGACGACGTGAAGAAGGGCATCAAGAAGAAGGGCCGGACCTGGGGCCCCAGCTCGGTGCAGAGCAAGGAGCGGCCCGCCACCGCCGAGAGGTGAGGGGCGCACACACGCGggcctgtacacacacatagagacgcgcgcatgcgcacacacaaacacgtacacgtACAGACATAGCTAAGCAGCGCAGTCAATCCAAAACTAACTCTCTGGGCTGAAAGGGTTTTCAGCCCGGAAGAGTTCTTGTACTTTACTGAAAACTGCCCCCACTTTTTATATTCTATACATTTTAGTCAAATAGAATAGACAATTGTCGACAGAACCGTTTTCAACTGAAACAACGTGATGTTGTGTTTACCTGTCAATTAATTCATGAGATTATATATCTATGATATAAATGTAAATTTGTTATTTCTAGGTATTCATATTTTCTTGTAACATTTattatgtttacatatttacaaAACCTGCCTAATACTAGCTTGGTTTGTTTgtggtgcgtgtatgtgtatgtatgtgtgtgtgtgtgtgtgtggttgtgtgtgtgtgtatcagagtTCGACCCCTCTCTGATGGCAACAACCCGTGGTCCACCAGTCTGCTGAAGACCCAGAAGTCCGTCCCCCTGGCGGCGCTGTTCGCTGAGCAAGGTGACGCGGGCCCCGAGCCGCCTTATAGGGGCCCCGCAGCTGAACAAGGTGAGGAGGGCCTCCAGCCGCCTTATAGGGGCCCCGCAGCTGAACAAGGTGAGGGGGGCCTCCAGCCGCCTTATAGGGGCCCCGCAGCTGAACAAGGTGAGGAGGGCCTCCAGCCGCCTGATAGGGGCCCCACAGCTGAACAAGGTGAGGGGGGCCCCCAGCCGCCTTATAGGGGCCCCGCAGCTGAGCAAGGTGAGGGGGGCCTCCAGCCGCCTGATAGGGGCCCCACAGCTGAACAAGGTGAGGAGGGCCTCCAGCCGCCTTATAGGGGCCCCGCAGCTGAGCAAGGTGAGGGGGGCCCCCAGCCGCCTGATAGGGGCCCCACAGCTGAACAAGGTGAGGGGGGCCTCCAGCCGCCTGATAGGGGCCCCACAGCTGAACAAGGTGAGGAGGGCCTCCAGCCGCCTGATAGGGGCCCCACAGCTGAACAAGGTGAGGGGGGCCCCCAGCCATCTTTTAGGGGCCCGTCAGCCGAACCCCTACTCTCTCCTCAGTCATTGCTTCTTTCTTCCAGATCACTTTGACATTTGCAAAACCAAACCCCAAAAttctagcctggctccgcccgccgaAGTACTTcggctcaatttgaatttcccttcggTCTGGGtcaggtctgggtctgcggtatgttagtgggttttctctgTCTAAACAGAGGAAGTGGCTGagatcaatgacgttaaagtcagctctcgttgacgggcatcttcacgcacagtgattggtttgtttacagcctgcgtgcaacgtgattcccggccaaacgttagcgattggttatggcagatccagagtggcactgggcagatccaatagttttaaacttccaCAGACACccaccttcaagtgagttaacgttgagtaggtccagactcaaatgaaatgaagtacgagagtctggtaggaccaggctaccaAAAATCCAGAGTAGTATTAGAAATTGATCCTGACTTAAATGCACAAATGTCGGATAGGACATGACAATGGAGTCAAATCGCCCTCTACTGGTTAAATGCATGCTATTGCAGGAACCACCTGTTACTGGCCGTTTTGGATATTTCATATATGAACTATAAACAAAATGATGCCTTGTTTATGTTGCAGATAAAAAATGCTaaattgtattgtatatattgtGTGCACGTCTGGTACACTTCAGCACTGAAGTGTTTGTGACTGGGTTTCTGCCTCTCCATTGAGGCAGTCATCAAAAATCCTTGTCCACCCATGTCATGTTTTAATGAACAACTGTTCtgtgaccagcagggggcggtaaAGACGACACCTACTCCCCAGACGGCGGCGatggtggcagcagcagcagctcgaAACCAAAGCAACTCAAGTTCCCCAACCANNNNNNNNNNNNNNNNNNNNNNNNNNNNNNNNNNNNNNNNNNNNNNNNNNNNNNNNNNNNNNNNNNNNNNNNNNNNNNNNNNNNNNNNNNNNNNNNNNNNGAATATACTTtggaaaatataatattttttaatctgCAAATAATTAAATTGGACGCATATTCATCATTACACTTTACAAGCCGGTTAGTGTTATTTTATAATATTAcattataataacataaaaaacattattattgCAATTATTATCATtcgtattattattacaatttgTAATTATTTGTGAATGTGGTGGCACTGGTAACATAGATGTTACGCGACCCCTTAGACAAATAAAATATGGGCAATAGTGTCGACTAGTGGCAGAAGCCAGATgatcttaaataaataaataaataaataaacaaaataaataaatcttctGCGCTACACACAGCCTGCGCACATGTATATAACATAAAAGATCACACCAAGCTCTGTGGATGTGGTGgtaatgatgatgacgacgacgacgacgatgatgatgatgatgatgatgatgatgatgatgatgatgatgatgatgatgatgatgatgatggtgatgatgatgatgatgaggatgagaccTGCTGATGAAGCAGCACGTCGACCGAATAAGGGATTTGTGTTATTTGTTAATTGTGTCTATTACGTTGGGTACCCTTGCAATACCACCGAAAGCCAGTATGAGGCGGTCGTATACACGTGGAGTTATTCAATTAGATGAAGTTCTGCGCATGTTGGTAAAATACACCGATGATGTGGTGGGGGAATCCCGGGTTCGAGGAGAGGCGGGGCTCTCACTTCCAATCGCTGATCTCGAAAAGCATGACAGGATCGAATCTCACACTTTCCAAGATAGCAACTCAAAGAACAAGAATACACGCTCTCTTCTTGTTATCGTCACTGTTCTCTCGTCAATTTCACAAATGTATCATAATATTTCCCCCTATCGGTGATAGTGGAACAGAGAAGGGACTGGATAACTCTAAACGCTGACcgtaacaaaaacaaaaatatagcGTCAAGGATGGGAGCATGGGGCTCCGATTTGTGTTCTTGGTGCTCTTTTTCGATTCTAAATACTAAAtaacatcatcataataataataataataataataataataaatagcagCTTAATACTTTCAGATACAGAAAAAAGGCTTCAATGCAGGCCTATCTTTTTACTGCCTGAAGCAAAGTGGGTggatgtgagtgtgagtgacagCCCGCGTTTTGGTCCGCGTCGCCTTATAATAAAGAATGTCCCCAAAGGCGCGCGCTGATCCCACATTCCAGcagtggctcctccccctgacaCTGCTGTTGATGTCACGTGGAAACGAAGCCACCAATCGGCGGCCAGCGGCGCAGCGAGACACGCAGCGTCCCGGGACAGCAGAGCCACTCTCCGCCGCTGGGTCCTAGACGCTGGGCACTGACCATGGCGTCGCTATTGGATATGTTTTGATTAAAGTTGACGGCCATTTCATTTAACGTTTATTAACggattttttttgggggggagggtgtaCCTTTGCATTGGATCCAGCGCTGCTTGTTGTTAACGGAGGTAACAGCACTGGGACACCGCGAGAAACTGAGGAGCCGAAGTGGGGGGACAACTCATCAAGTAACGTTACCAGTCAAGGGACTGACCCAGGCTAGGCTAGCTCGTCAGCTCGCTTAAAGTCCTAAAGAGTTCCCGTGTACCTAACGGGAAAAGTCCCAGTATCAAGGTATCTATCTCTTTTGAGGTGGACCGCCCTGAAGGTAATGTTTAGGCCGCTGCGTTAGTCGGGGTGTAATAGCGCTTCAATGGACGGTGCAGGTGCACCACTTGCGGCACCTGCAAAACTTACTAGCTGCATCGGTGAAGGAGCTAAAGTTAGCCTTACCGCTAACACCCCTGGTCTGGGAGGGGGTGTATAACCACTGTATCAACCAAGTATAATAATGTATAATcctaaattattatatttaCTAGGTGCATGGGTGAATGAGCTAGGATTAGCTCCACCACTAACATTCCTAGTCTAAACAGTAGGGTATATACCACCTCTCTTAACCAAGTATAACAATATAGTACAATCATAACGTTTTCTAGTAATTAACTGCTAACTGTCAGGATACACAAGTGGTGACAGTTGTGTATTTAACCATTGGCTTTGAACAACAGATCCCCTAGCTGGTTAGTTGGTAGCCTACTTTATTGACCCACTGAGACATTATACAAGAGTGGCGACGTGGAGACGAAGCAGCAGCATCGGCGTCCTCTCCCTCACATGGGACCCGGGAACCAGCTCCTGACCTGACCTCGGCTTGGGCTGAGCTCGGAGTCTAGCCTCCCCGTGCTGCTCCATGCGCGCCGTGGACCAGCACCAGCATGTTAGTTCTGTCACACAGGTCTTCCTTTGAAGTTTACTTTTTGTTATCATAGCTTTTGCACCCTATGGTGCGTCTACGGCCACCGAGAAATGGCGGCTTTCCCAAACGGtgacggtggtggcggtgggaaAGAGGAGCATGTCTGTTCCGATGCCCCCGCGGCTCCGCAGGCCTGGGCGcactctgccccgctgtgtccGACCCGCTCGCTCTGGACGGCGGCGTACGACTACGAGGCAAGCGGGGAGGATGAACTCAGCCTCCGTCGTGGCGACGTGGTGGAAGTGCTCTCCAAAGACGCTGCGATCTCCGGGGACGAGGGTTGGTGGACTGGGAAAATCAACCACAGAGTTGGTATTTTCCCGTCAAACTATGTTACGTACCAGCCCGCTATTTATCGATTGCCTACCACCGGCTGCACGGTGGGAGTCCGGGAGCGCGTCCCCAGCCTCCCGCCAGCCGAGATAGTTTTTAGCGAACTCGTTCTTGAAGAAATCATAGGCGTTGGAGGGTTCGGCAAGGTGTACCGGGGGACGTGGAAGGATCAAGAGGTCGCCGTGAAGGCTGCCCGTCAAGACCCAGATGAGGACATCACTGCCACCGCTGACGGGGTCAAACAAGAAGCCAAACTTTTCTCCATGCTGCAACACCCCAACATCATTAAACTCGAGGGAGTTTGTTTGGAGGAACCCAACCTGTGCCTGGTCATGGAGTACGCCCGCGGTGGTACCCTGAACCGGGCACTGACCGGAAGGCGCATCCCACCGCACATCCTGGTCAACTGGGCTGTTCAGATCGCACGCGGGATGCTATACTTACACGAGGAGGCCGTGGTACCCATCATCCACCGTGACCTGAAGTCTAGCAACGGTAAGCATGGACACaatcacacgtgtgtgtgtgcgtatttgatTTTATTGTTAATGACAGAGGTCAGTTACGTTAACGTTTCTGACGTCTGTGTCACTACTTTGAGGATAATTCAAGTGTTAGTATTCTCATTTAATACTCTCACTCCCCCTGAAA
This genomic window from Gadus macrocephalus chromosome 15, ASM3116895v1 contains:
- the LOC132473668 gene encoding mitogen-activated protein kinase kinase kinase 21-like — translated: MSAAGTYSWMAPEVIKSSLFSKGSDVWSYGVLLWELLTGEVPYRGIDGLAVAYGVAVNKLTLPIPSTCPEPFAKLMEECWDQDPHVRPSFSCILEQLSAIEEAVMATMPQESFHSMQDDWRVEIQEMFDELRTKEKELRSREEELSRAALQQKSQEELLKRREQQLAEREINVLERELNILIFQLNKDKPNVKKRKGKFKRSRLKLKDGNRISLPSDFQHKITVQASPSMDKRRSLHSTNSSPPSSPTLIPRLRAIQLQCRPHRDSLYVYQQEVDLTSELAADHSGLRSKVTLDESNRTWGRSTLFRPEEFDDVKKGIKKKGRTWGPSSVQSKERPATAERVRPLSDGNNPWSTSLLKTQKSVPLAALFAEQGGGKDDTYSPDGGDGGSSSSSKPKQLKFPN